In the Pecten maximus unplaced genomic scaffold, xPecMax1.1, whole genome shotgun sequence genome, one interval contains:
- the LOC117321252 gene encoding uncharacterized protein LOC117321252: MTFLYFYSNRVFTHTEKKMMELDRLKLLANKHLGRLHQLKMRYIDWFNRKHQSFLDSIKLIHTLGGSLLPFEVDTIRHYRRVRDLSRRFPRNGTPRDSSPVKMDEFISFWEELYMLKLENDALFDSVEHFCHSIRRLRQPEIMDEIDRLHYKLNLFCAEDFKFTELNNERDNLFTYKVAPHDHKYHGLMNFIPFLLGYATRLCYWTSKLFIEKS, encoded by the coding sequence ATgacctttttatatttttacagtAACCGAGTGTTTACTCACACTGAGAAGAAAATGATGGAGCTTGACAGACTGAAACTATTGGCCAACAAACACCTTGGACGTCTTCATCAGCTCAAGATGCGCTACATTGATTGGTTTAACCGGAAGCACCAGTCATTTCTGGATTCCATCAAGCTCATTCATACTCTTGGCGGCTCATTACTTCCGTTTGAAGTCGACACCATACGTCATTACAGGCGCGTGCGCGACCTATCTCGGAGATTCCCGCGGAACGGGACTCCGCGAGACTCTAGTCCCGTGAAAATGGACGAGTTTATATCATTTTGGGAAGAATTGTATATGCTTAAACTTGAGAACGATGCTTTGTTTGATAGTGTTGAGCATTTCTGTCACAGTATCCGAAGACTAAGACAGCCGGAAATCATGGATGAAATAGACAGACTGCATTATAAACTAAATTTGTTCTGTGCGGAAGATTTCAAGTTCACAGAGCTGAACAACGAACGTGACAATTTGTTTACTTATAAGGTAGCCCCACACGACCACAAATATCACGGTTTAATGAACTTCATACCATTTCTCCTTGGTTACGCCACCCGGTTATGTTACTGGACCAGTAagttatttatagaaaaatccTAA